One window of the Amblyraja radiata isolate CabotCenter1 chromosome 41, sAmbRad1.1.pri, whole genome shotgun sequence genome contains the following:
- the LOC116967889 gene encoding calpain-3-like, whose product MGNSSSPGSRDPSPERYPGPGEREPRPGERDPLPREGGSGSGPDPGSRDDPIPFREQRFELIRRECLRDRRLFVDRTFPADATSLGSMSVPGVQWVRATQLFKHPQFFIDSFSTTDIVQGSLGDCWFLAAMSSLTLDANLFNYVVPNDQSFQENYAGIFHFRFWQFGRWVEVVVDDFLPTQNQHLIFTASSTWRELWSALLEKAYAKLHGSYSILSGGRVSEAMEDFTGGIAVSMEMANTKPKELWYMVKQALNKQTMISCSIEADSSGEMETKRPLGLLAGHAYSIVAADKVSLSNAAVKLFRLRNPWGRKEYNGPWSDRSTVWNEVSQEEKIRLKLKFNEEGEFWIPANILVEQFSDVELCSHDPMCDHNKECVWGITNHEGMWMAGISAGGNLSKDTFSRNPQYRLQLLEEDEESHGGSPACTIAVQLLQKDGRKTGSTHLYIAFQIFAVPKWHEDRSAPFGRKFFNKEAVFESGNYINTRAISRRTQLPPGQYVIVPSTFNQNEERGFFLRIFARKANLSRENARTINDFDPTINRTETDGATAHRRNSEILREVTDTSTTLSAPEFMTVFNSG is encoded by the exons ATGGGAaactccagctcaccaggttcccGCGACCCCTCTCCCGAGAGATACCCCGGGCCGGGGGAGAGAGAGCCCAGACCCGGGGAGAGAGACCCCCTGCCCAGGGAGGGCGGCTCCGGCTCCGGCCCCGACCCGGGTTCCAGGGACGATCCGATCCCGTTCCGGGAGCAGCGCTTCGAGCTGATCCGCCGCGAGTGTCTGCGGGACCGGCGCCTGTTCGTGGATCGCACCTTCCCCGCCGACGCCACCTCCCTCGGCTCCATGTCCGTGCCCGGGGTACAGTGGGTGCGGGCCACG CAACTCTTTAAACATCCTCAGTTCTTTATCGACTCCTTCAGCACCACGGACATAGTCCAGGGGAGTTTGG gtGACTGCTGGTTCCTGGCGGCCATGTCCTCTCTGACGCTCGACGCCAACCTCTTCAACTATGTGGTCCCCAACGACCAGAGCTTCCAGGAGAACTACGCCGGCATCTTCCACTTCCGG TTCTGGCAGTTTGGGAGATGGGTGGAGGTTGTTGTCGATGACTTTCTCCCCACTCAGAACCAACACCTGATCTTCACCGCCTCTTCCACCTGGAGAGAGCTGTGGAGCGCTCTGCTGGAGAAAGCCTACGCCAA GTTACACGGTTCCTACTCCATCCTGTCGGGGGGACGGGTGTCGGAGGCTATGGAGGACTTCACTGGTGGTATTGCCGTGTCCATGGAGATGGCCAACACCAAACCCAAGGAGCTGTGGTACATGGTGAAGCAAGCTCTCAACAAACAGACTATGATCTCCTGCTCCATCGAg GCCGACAGCTCGGGAGAGATGGAGACAAAACGACCTTTGGGCTTGTTGGCCGGGCATGCCTACTCCATCGTAGCTGCGGATAAG GTCAGCCTGTCGAACGCTGCCGTGAAACTCTTCCGACTGAGAAATCCGTGGGGCCGCAAGGAATACAACGGACCCTGGAGCGACAG GTCGACCGTGTGGAATGAGGTGAGCCAGGAGGAGAAGATCAGGCTCAAGCTCAAGTTCAACGAGGAGGGTGAATTCTG GATTCCCGCCAATATACTGGTGGAGCAGTTCAGCGATGTGGAGCTGTGCAGCCACGACCCCATGTGCGACCACAACAAGGAGTGTGTGTGGGGAATCACCAACCACGAGGGCATGTGGATGGCAGGGATCAGTGCCGGCGGCAACCTCAGCAAAG ACACGTTCTCCCGCAACCCGCAGTACCGGCTGCAGCTGCTGGAGGAGGACGAGGAGTCGCACGGGGGCTCGCCGGCCTGCACCATCGCCGTGCAGCTGCTGCAGAAAGACGGGCGCAAGACCGGCTCCACGCACCTGTACATCGCATTCCAAATCTTCGCA GTGCCTAAGTGG CACGAGGACCGGTCCGCTCCCTTCGGCCGCAAGTTTTTCAACAAGGAGGCGGTGTTCGAGTCGGGGAACTACATCAACACGCGTGCGATCTCCCGCCGGACACAGCTGCCGCCGGGCCAGTATGTCATCGTGCCCAGCACCTTCAACCAGAACGAGGAGAGAGgattcttcctccgcatcttcgcACGGAAGGCCAACCTGTCTAG AGAGAATGCCCGCACTATCAACGACTTCGATCCAACG ATAAACAGGACGGAGACGGATGGTGCCACCGCCCATCGACGTAACTCGGAGATCCTGCGTGAAGTCACTGATACT AGCACGACCTTGAGTGCCCCAGAATTCATGACGGTCTTCAATTCAGGTTAG